The Acidimicrobiales bacterium DNA segment CGCGGCACCTCGACCAGGTCGATCCCGAGGCCGATCACTCGCAGCTCCTCATCGGTCTGAACGCCACCTGTCGGCCAGCGTCTGGATCGGTGCGGTGAGCAGGTCGAGCACCGACACCTCGGCGAGCACGTCGTCGCGGAACACGGGCTCGGTCTCCATCACGGCGTTGCGCAGGGCCGGATAGCGCCCCCGGTAGGCCGACATCACCGTACGGGCGCTGGTGGCCGGCAGGTGCTCGGCCAACCGGACGTGCAACAGGGTCACGCCCGTGGCCACGTTTCCCTTCACCTCCGGCACGAGGACCGTGATCCGTCCGTCGGACCGCCCGAGGTTGACGAACACCTCACGCTCGCGCGCGACCTGGTGCTTGGTGCCGCGCAGCACCGGATCGCGCTCGGTGCGCGAGGGGATGTCGGCCGCGATGCCGCCCTTGTCGAGCACCGTCGCGGTGACGAGATCATCGTCGCTGTCGAGGCGACCCTCGATCGCGTACCGCGTGTACCCGGCGACCTCGACGACGGCCGGATCGAGCCCCGCGAGAGTTCGGAGGGTCTTGTAGCTGAGCCGGTCGCGGCCGGTGCCGGCGTCGAGGACCGCCCGCACGAGCGGCACCTCGAGCAGCGACTCGTCGGAGCGGGAGATGCCGACGGTGACGGTCTTGGCCTGGTGCTTGATGGCATCGACCGGTCGGGTGAGCTCCTCGATCGCCCGGGTCAGCGCGTCGGTCAGGTCCTCGATCACCACCCCTGGAGCCCCGACCTTGCCGTGCTCGAGCTCGAAGGCTTCCAGGGGCACCATGCCGAGCGCGAAGCGGAGCAGGCTCGACAGCCGCACCGCCGTGCTGGATTCGAGGTGACCGTTGTAGTCGCCGGCGCGGAGGCCGTCGAAGTACTGCTGGGCGTTGACGCCGATCGCGGAGCGGAGCTCGGTGAGCACCTCCTCGGCGTCTCGTCCGGGCGCCACCGAAGCCTCGATGCTGGCCCGGATCTCGCGCAGCGGTAGCGCCTGGGCGTCGATCGCCAGCGCGGCCTCGTATCCGAAGAGGTGACCGGCCATGGCCGACAACACGAACCCGAGCTCCGGGTGCACCGCGGGGACCGGGATGACCTCGTAGGCCGCGCTGTAGCGAGCCTCGCCCTCGGACGCGATGACGATCGGGGTTGCCTTGTGCGCCCGATAGATCGACACCTCCTTGGCGACGTCGTTCGCGGTCGACCCGCTGAGACCGGCGGCGCACACCAGCACCATCGGTTCGGCCGACAGGTCGATGTGCTTCTTGTCCTCGGTGGCGTCCCAGGAGATCGACTTGTAGCAGAGCTCGGACAGCTTGATCCGCAGCTCGCGGGCGGCGATGAGGTTGTTGCCGTTGCCGACGATGGCCCACGAGCGCCGACTCGGTGCGAAGCGTCGGGCGGCGCGGGCGATGATGTCGCGCTGGGCCAGCGTGGCCTCCATGGCCGTCGGCAGGTCACGGAGCGCGGACAGCAGCTCCTGTCGGGACCGGCCGTCGGAGCCGAACCCCGCCGCGTCGACGATGGCGAAGGCCAGGAGGAACCCGGCGGCGACCTGCGCGTAGAAGGCCTTGGTGGAGGCGACGCTCATCTCGATGTCGCGTCCGTCGGAGGTGTACAGGACGCCGTCGGACTTGTCGGTGAGATCGCTGCCACGGCGGTTGACGATCGAGATCACCCGCGCCCCACGCCCCCGCACCAGGTCGACGGTTCGATTGGTGTCGGTGGTGGTGCCCGACTGGCTGATCGCCACGACGAGGGTGTCGGACATGTCGGGTCGCAGCCCGAACCCCGACAGCTCGGTGGCGGGCAGGGCCTCGATGCGCAACGACGAGTCCGAGGCGAGCGAACCAAGCGCGGTGGCCATGCTCTGACCGGCGACTGCTGCTGTGCCCTGGCCGATCACCACCACCCGGCTGATCCGACCCGCGGCCAGATCGTCGCGTACCGATTGGGGGACGCTGGACGGGCCCAGGTGGACGCCGAGGCGCCCATCCTCTCCCACCAGGAGCTTGCCCCGGAGCGTGGTCCGGAACGAGGTGGGTGCTTCGGTGAGCTCCTTGAGCAGGAAGTGCGGGTGATCGCCACGGTCGATGTCGCGCGTGGTGATGGACGGGCGGGCCAGATCCTCGGCACCCACCGGCAAGGGGGTGCCGTCGTATGCCCACCGCTGGATCGCCTCGAGGGTGCCGGCGCCGCCACGATCGAGCACGACGATCTGGCCGCGGGTCGCCACCGCGTTGTCGAGATCGGCAGGCGTGTCGCCGTCGAGGCGCAGGTAGCGGTCGGCGTGCTCGACCACCCCGTAGGGCTCGCTGGCCACCACGTAGGCGTCGTCGGTCAACCCGACATAGAGGGCCTGTCCACTTCCGCGCAGGGCAAGGCACAACCGGTCGGTGTCGGTGGTGGTGCTCGCGGCGACCGCGACCGAACCGTCGAGCGCCGCCACGGTCGACCGGAAGGCGTCCCCGAGCTCGGCCCCCGAGCGCAGGTGACGAGCCAGCAGGACGGGGATGACCTTGGCGTCGGTGGTGATCTCGGGGGCGATGTGGAGCCCTTCGTCGGCCTTGAGGTCCGCGTAGTTGTCGACATCGCCGTTGAGGACCGCGGTGGCGAGGTCGGCCCCCTGGTCCCCGATCTCGAGCGAGTCGAGCGGGTGGGCGTTCGACTGGGAGATGATCCCCACGCTGGCCCAGCGAGTGTGACCCAGGACCAGCACCTCGGACTCGTCGGAGGTCACCGCCAGGCGCAGCAGCTCGTCGGAGCGCAGGGCATCGCGCAGCTCCCGGGTGTTGTCGCCCAGCTGGCCGATCTCGGCCGCGGCCTTGTAGACGAAGGTCACCGTGTCGGGTCCGACGCGGACCGCGCCCGAGCGGAACAGCTCGTCGGAGTCCCGGGCTCCGAGCAGTGACCGCACGGCGGGATCGTCGAAATCGAGACCGTGGCCGGCAACCACGACCTGGAGACCGGCCGAGTCACGGCCCCGCACCTCGAGACGGTCGAGCGCGGACAACGCCTGCTGGATCGCCCAATAGGCACGAGTGGCTCCCATCGAGGACACCGAGGCCGCCAGATCGAGGATCTCGACCGCCGACCGGACGCGGTCGCGGCGAAGCGACCACGCCGCGTCCTTGACCCGAACCACTGCCTGGTTGAACGCCTCGAGCCGGTCACCAGCAACGATCTCACCGGCGTCGAGCCGGGTGTCGAGGGTGGCGAAGGCCTCGAGCATCTGGTCGAGGGTGTCGGTCAGCGATGCCCGCAGCCCGGGATCGGAGAGCAGCAAGCGGGCCCCGACCGGTCCGCGCAGGAGACGATCGGCATCCTCGAGGTCCTCGGCGGCAACGAGGAGATCATCGAGCATCGAGGTGTCGGCTGCTCGTGCAAGCGCGGCGGCGGCGCGCGCTACCGGAGCTGCCACCAGACCGGCCTCGGGTACCGCTCGCTGCGGTCTGCGCCCGAGCACGGCGATGATTCCACACATGCTGGATCTCCTGTTGTGGGCCGGCCCGCTCCAGGGAGCAGTCTAGGTCCCGGAGACCGCCAGCTTGCTCGCAGCCTGCTCGACGGATGCCACCAGCTCCGCCGCCGCGGCGCTCGCTGCCGATTCGTCCTCGGCCTCGACCATCACCCGCACCAGCGGTTCGGTCCCACTGGGGCGCACGAGCACGCGCCCCCGCTCGCCCAGGTCACGCTCGACCCTGTCGACCACATCGGACATCTCGCCGATCACCGCCGCGGGCCGGGTGGCGACCCGAACGTTCTGCAACACCTGGGGGAAGCGGGTCATCGCCGTGGCGGCAAGCTCGCTGAGCGGCCGTCCGGCCCGAGAGACCAGATCGAGCAACTGGACGGAGGTGAGCAGACCGTCACCGGTGCTGGCCAGATCCCGGAAGATGATGTGACCCGATTGCTCCCCTCCCAACTGCCAGCCGCCGCGCTCGAGTGCTTCGAGGACGTAGCGGTCGCCGACCTGGGTCTCGACCACCCCGATGCCGCGCTCGGCCATGGCCAGGCGGAACCCGAGGTTGGTCATCACGGTGACGACCACGGTGTCGTCGGCGAGCACACCTCGTTGGTGACGATCGATGGCGCACAGGGCGATGATCTGGTCTCCGTCGACGAGGGCGCCCGCGTCGTCGACGGCCAGGACACGGTCGGCGTCGCCGTCGAAGGCAAGCCCGAGGTCGGCGCCGTGGGCGACCACCGCGGCCTGGAGATCCTCGGGATGGGTGGAGCCGCAATCGTGGTTGATGTTGCGACCATCGGGTCGATCGTGGAGGACCTCGACGGTGGCTCCGAGGCGTCGGAGCACCGGCGGTGCGTGCTCGGAGGCTGCACCGTTCGCGCAGTCGACGACGACGTTGATGCCCTCGAGCCGGCGCCCCTCGATCGAGGCGTCGAGCGAATCGGCCCACCGACCGACCGCGCCGACCGCCGGCCGGATCGACCCCACCTTGGTCCCGACGGGAGGGGAAGCGTCAGCGGGCTCACCGAGCAGGATACGGTCGAGCTCGGTCTCGAGACGTTCCTCGTCACCCGCCCCGAGCTTGATTCCCCCGGCGCCGAAGAGCTTGACCCCATTGTCGGCATAGGGGTTGTGGGAGGCGGAGATGACCGCTCCGGGTACCCCGTCGTTGGCACAGACCCATGCCACCGCCGGCGTGGGAACCACCCCGAGCACCTCGACGTCGACCCCCTCGGCGGCCAAGCCAGCCGCCAGCGAGGCCTCGATCAACGGGCCGGACCGGCGGGTGTCACGACCCACGACCACCGTGCCGACACGAGCGGCATCGAGGACGCGCGCCGCTGCCCGCCCGAAGGCGAGCACGAGTTCGGGAGTGAGCTCGGTGTTGGCCACACCGCGCACTCCGTCGGTTCCGAAGCGAAGCGTCATCGATGCCCCCGGCACGCTGGCGTAGCGTCGCCGGCGCCCCGTGGTGGCGCCGGTCGTGCGGTGTTCAGCGCTTGGAGTACTGCGGAGCCTTGCGCGACTTCTTGAGGCCGTACTTCTTGGATTCCTTCTTGCGAGCGTCGCGAGTGAGGAACCCGGCCTTCTTGAGCAGGGGGCGAAGCTCGTCGTCGAGCTCGACCAGTGCCCGGGAGATCCCCATGCGCATCGCACCCGCCTGGCCCGACGGGCCACCGCCGTGGAGCGTGGCGTCGACGTCGTAGACCTCGGCGGTCTCGGTCAGCTTCAACGGCTCGGTGAAGATCATGCGGTGGGTCTCGGTCGGGAAGTACTCCTCGACCGGATGACCGTTGGCGGTGATGACACCGGTGCCGGGACGCAGGCGCACACGTGCGACGGCCTGCTTGCGGCGACCGGTGGTCTGGACGAGGGGTGCTGGCATGTCGAGAGGACCTCTTGGTGCTGGATCAGCTGGCGCGGCGTGCGCCGTCGATGACGAGGGGCTGAGGGTTCTGGGCGGCGTGGGGATGGGTCGGTCCGGCGTAGACCTTGAGCTTCTTGAGCATCTGGCGGCCGAGGCGGGTCTTGGGCAACATGCCGCGGACGGTGCGACGAACCGCGTCCTCGGGCTTGCGCTTGAGCGCTTCGCCATAGCTGACCGACTTGATCCCGCCCGGGTAGCCGCTGTGGCGCCAGACCTGCTTGCGGTCGGCCTTGTTGGAGGTGAGGACGACCTTGTCGGCGTTGACGATGATGACGTGGTCGCCGGTGTCGACGTGCGGGGCGAAGGTCGGCTTGTGCTTGCCGCGCAGGATGCGGGCGACCTCGGTGGCGAGGCGGCCGAGCACCAGGCCCTCGGCGTCGACGACGTGCCAGGTGCGCTCGATGTCGGTTGGGCGGGGGGTGAACGTAGGCACGCGTGCTGTCCTGTTCGGTGGTGATCGACTGGCGAACGGTGGCGACCCGATCGACGAATCGGGGCGCCAGGTGTAGGACCCGGCGCGGGGCCAACGGGAAACTCTAGGGCGCACCGCCCAGGAAGGGCAAGTGCGGGTGGTCATCGTATCGGACCTGCCACAGAACCAGACCGTGGGGCGGCGCGAGCCGCCCGGCGGCGAGCGAACGATCGCGCCCGCGCAGCACCGCGCCGATCTCGCCGACGCTGCGGCGCCCGAGCCCGACCTCGACCATGAACCCCACGATGCTGCGCACCATCTGGTGACAGAACGCGTTGGCCTCGATCTGGAGGCGGAGCTGTCCGTCGCCGAGATCGGCCCAATCTGCGGCGACGATCCGGCGGCGCAGGTCGGCCTCGGCACCGTCGGTGCGTTTGGGGCGACGGCAGAACGAGGTGAAGTCGTGGGTTCCGAGGAACGGGTCGCACGCCAGCCGCAACACGGCCAGGTCGAGCGGTCGGTCCACGTGCCAGGCGCGGTCGGCCAGGAACGGGTCGGGCACCGACCGGCTGAGCACCGTGTAGCGGTAGACACGAGCCGTCGCCGAGAAGCGGGCGTCGAGATCGTCGTCGACGACCTCGACCGCGCGGACGGCGATGGAGGGCCGCAGCATCTTGTTGAGCGAGGTCCGCAGGGCGTGCGGATCGAGACCCTCGGATCTGGCGTCGAAGGTCACCACGTTCCCCCAGGCGTGCACCCCCTTGTCGGTGCGCCCGGCCACGGTGAGCTCGACCGGGTGTCCGAGCACCCCCGCGGTCGCCTCGGCCAGCGCGCCGCCGACGGTACGCACCCCCGCGTTGACGGCGAACCCGTGGAACGCGCCGCCGTGGTAGGCGACCACCATGGCGACGCGGCTGGTGGGACCCAGCTCGGCGGCCGGCTGTCCCGCGTCCTGTTCGAACAGGGTTGGAGCCTCGGGTCCGCTCATGCCCGACGGCGCGGACTAGACGAGCTCGATGCGCGCCTGGGGTGCGTTGTCGCCGGGGCGCGGCCCGAGCTTGAGGATGCGGGTGTAGCCGCCAGGGCGGTCGAGGTATCGAGGACCGATCTCGTCGAAGAGCTTGGCCGCCATCTCCTCGTCACCCAGGTAGGCGACGACGTGGCGGCGGTTGTGGATGCCGCCCTTCTTGGCCTTGGTGATCATCTTCTCGGCGACGGGGCGCATGGCCTTGGCCTTGGCCTCGGTGGTGACGATCGACTCGGCGGCGACCAGCGATGCCACCAGGTTGGCCATCATCAGGCGCTGGTGGGAGGAGCTGCCGCCGAAGCGGCGGGACTTTCGGGGAGTGGCCGGCATTGTGATCAGTCCTTGCCGCGGAGCGACAGGCCCCGCTCATCGAGCTTGGCGGTGACTTCGTCCAGCGACTTCTGGCCGAAGTTGGTGATGGCCAGCAGATCGTCCTCGGACTTGAGCAGGAGCTCGCCGACCGAGTTGACCTGGGCCCGCTTGAGGCAGTTGCGGGGACGCTCGGACAAGTCGAGGTCCTCGATGGGCAGGTCGAGGTCGGGCGACCCCGAACCCGCGGTGGCGACCTCGCCCAGCTCGAGTCCCTGGGGCTCCTCGCTCATCTCCTCGACGAGCTGCACCAGCGACCGCAGGGTGGATCCGGCCGACGCCAGTGCTTCGCGGGCGGTGAGCGATCCGTCGGTCTCGATGTCGAGGACCAATCGGTCGTACTCGGTCGACTGCTCGACCCGGGTGGGTTCGACGTCGAAGGTGACCCGACGCACCGGCGAGAAGATGGAGTCGATGGGGATGACACCGATGGTCGACGACGTCTTGTTGCGCTCGGCGGTGACATAGCCACGGCCGCGCTCGACGGTGATGTCGATGGCCAGGCGACCCTTGTCGCTGGCGGTGGCGATCACCAGGTCGGAGTTGAGGATCTCGACGTCGGCGCTGGTCTCGATGGAACCGGCGGTGATCTCGCCCGGACCACGGGCGTCGAGGCGGAGGGTCAGTGGCTCGTCGCTGTGGACCAGCATCACCAGGTCCTTGAGGTTCAAGATGACGTCGGTGACGTCCTCGGTGATGCCGGGGATCGTGTCGAACTCGTGCAGCGCATCGTCGAAGCGCACCTGGGTGACGGCTGCGCCGGGGATCGAGGAGAGCAACGTGCGGCGCAGCGAGTTGCCGATGGTGTACCCGAAGCCGGGCTCGAGGGGGCCGATGGCGAACAGCGCGCGCGG contains these protein-coding regions:
- a CDS encoding SIS domain-containing protein; translation: MAAPVARAAAALARAADTSMLDDLLVAAEDLEDADRLLRGPVGARLLLSDPGLRASLTDTLDQMLEAFATLDTRLDAGEIVAGDRLEAFNQAVVRVKDAAWSLRRDRVRSAVEILDLAASVSSMGATRAYWAIQQALSALDRLEVRGRDSAGLQVVVAGHGLDFDDPAVRSLLGARDSDELFRSGAVRVGPDTVTFVYKAAAEIGQLGDNTRELRDALRSDELLRLAVTSDESEVLVLGHTRWASVGIISQSNAHPLDSLEIGDQGADLATAVLNGDVDNYADLKADEGLHIAPEITTDAKVIPVLLARHLRSGAELGDAFRSTVAALDGSVAVAASTTTDTDRLCLALRGSGQALYVGLTDDAYVVASEPYGVVEHADRYLRLDGDTPADLDNAVATRGQIVVLDRGGAGTLEAIQRWAYDGTPLPVGAEDLARPSITTRDIDRGDHPHFLLKELTEAPTSFRTTLRGKLLVGEDGRLGVHLGPSSVPQSVRDDLAAGRISRVVVIGQGTAAVAGQSMATALGSLASDSSLRIEALPATELSGFGLRPDMSDTLVVAISQSGTTTDTNRTVDLVRGRGARVISIVNRRGSDLTDKSDGVLYTSDGRDIEMSVASTKAFYAQVAAGFLLAFAIVDAAGFGSDGRSRQELLSALRDLPTAMEATLAQRDIIARAARRFAPSRRSWAIVGNGNNLIAARELRIKLSELCYKSISWDATEDKKHIDLSAEPMVLVCAAGLSGSTANDVAKEVSIYRAHKATPIVIASEGEARYSAAYEVIPVPAVHPELGFVLSAMAGHLFGYEAALAIDAQALPLREIRASIEASVAPGRDAEEVLTELRSAIGVNAQQYFDGLRAGDYNGHLESSTAVRLSSLLRFALGMVPLEAFELEHGKVGAPGVVIEDLTDALTRAIEELTRPVDAIKHQAKTVTVGISRSDESLLEVPLVRAVLDAGTGRDRLSYKTLRTLAGLDPAVVEVAGYTRYAIEGRLDSDDDLVTATVLDKGGIAADIPSRTERDPVLRGTKHQVAREREVFVNLGRSDGRITVLVPEVKGNVATGVTLLHVRLAEHLPATSARTVMSAYRGRYPALRNAVMETEPVFRDDVLAEVSVLDLLTAPIQTLADRWRSDR
- the glmM gene encoding phosphoglucosamine mutase — translated: MTLRFGTDGVRGVANTELTPELVLAFGRAAARVLDAARVGTVVVGRDTRRSGPLIEASLAAGLAAEGVDVEVLGVVPTPAVAWVCANDGVPGAVISASHNPYADNGVKLFGAGGIKLGAGDEERLETELDRILLGEPADASPPVGTKVGSIRPAVGAVGRWADSLDASIEGRRLEGINVVVDCANGAASEHAPPVLRRLGATVEVLHDRPDGRNINHDCGSTHPEDLQAAVVAHGADLGLAFDGDADRVLAVDDAGALVDGDQIIALCAIDRHQRGVLADDTVVVTVMTNLGFRLAMAERGIGVVETQVGDRYVLEALERGGWQLGGEQSGHIIFRDLASTGDGLLTSVQLLDLVSRAGRPLSELAATAMTRFPQVLQNVRVATRPAAVIGEMSDVVDRVERDLGERGRVLVRPSGTEPLVRVMVEAEDESAASAAAAELVASVEQAASKLAVSGT
- the rpsI gene encoding 30S ribosomal protein S9; the protein is MPAPLVQTTGRRKQAVARVRLRPGTGVITANGHPVEEYFPTETHRMIFTEPLKLTETAEVYDVDATLHGGGPSGQAGAMRMGISRALVELDDELRPLLKKAGFLTRDARKKESKKYGLKKSRKAPQYSKR
- the rplM gene encoding 50S ribosomal protein L13 is translated as MPTFTPRPTDIERTWHVVDAEGLVLGRLATEVARILRGKHKPTFAPHVDTGDHVIIVNADKVVLTSNKADRKQVWRHSGYPGGIKSVSYGEALKRKPEDAVRRTVRGMLPKTRLGRQMLKKLKVYAGPTHPHAAQNPQPLVIDGARRAS
- the truA gene encoding tRNA pseudouridine(38-40) synthase TruA, producing the protein MSGPEAPTLFEQDAGQPAAELGPTSRVAMVVAYHGGAFHGFAVNAGVRTVGGALAEATAGVLGHPVELTVAGRTDKGVHAWGNVVTFDARSEGLDPHALRTSLNKMLRPSIAVRAVEVVDDDLDARFSATARVYRYTVLSRSVPDPFLADRAWHVDRPLDLAVLRLACDPFLGTHDFTSFCRRPKRTDGAEADLRRRIVAADWADLGDGQLRLQIEANAFCHQMVRSIVGFMVEVGLGRRSVGEIGAVLRGRDRSLAAGRLAPPHGLVLWQVRYDDHPHLPFLGGAP
- the rplQ gene encoding 50S ribosomal protein L17, translating into MPATPRKSRRFGGSSSHQRLMMANLVASLVAAESIVTTEAKAKAMRPVAEKMITKAKKGGIHNRRHVVAYLGDEEMAAKLFDEIGPRYLDRPGGYTRILKLGPRPGDNAPQARIELV
- a CDS encoding DNA-directed RNA polymerase subunit alpha; its protein translation is MLVIQRPTVEALGDGDTPRALFAIGPLEPGFGYTIGNSLRRTLLSSIPGAAVTQVRFDDALHEFDTIPGITEDVTDVILNLKDLVMLVHSDEPLTLRLDARGPGEITAGSIETSADVEILNSDLVIATASDKGRLAIDITVERGRGYVTAERNKTSSTIGVIPIDSIFSPVRRVTFDVEPTRVEQSTEYDRLVLDIETDGSLTAREALASAGSTLRSLVQLVEEMSEEPQGLELGEVATAGSGSPDLDLPIEDLDLSERPRNCLKRAQVNSVGELLLKSEDDLLAITNFGQKSLDEVTAKLDERGLSLRGKD